Proteins encoded within one genomic window of Clupea harengus chromosome 10, Ch_v2.0.2, whole genome shotgun sequence:
- the LOC105913199 gene encoding eukaryotic initiation factor 4A-II isoform X1, with product MSGDSADYNSSRDRDHGGPDGMEPDGVIESNWNEITDNFDDMNLKETLLRGIYAYGFERPSAIQQRAIIPCIKGFDVIAQAQSGTGKTATFAISILQQLAIEQKETQALVLAPTRELAQQIQKVILALGDYMGATCHACIGGTNVRNEMQKLEAEAYHIVVGTPGRVFDMVNRGYLSPKWIKMFVLDEADEMLSRGFKDQIYEIFQKLSTNIQVVLLSATMPSDVLEVTKKFMRDPIRILVKKEELTLEGIKQFYINVEREEWKLDTLCDLYETLTITQAVIFLNTRRKVDWLTEKMHARDFTVSALHGDMDQKERDVVMREFRSGSSRVLITTDLLARGIDVQQVSLVINYDLPTNRENYIHRIGRGGRFGRKGVAINFVTEEDKRILRDIESFYNTTVEEMPLNVADLI from the exons CTCCAGAGATAGAGACCATGGAGGCCCAGATGGAATGGAGCCTGATGGTGTCATCGAG AGCAACTGGAATGAGATCACAGACAACTTTGATGACATGAATCTGAAAGAAACCCTCCTGAGGGGAATCTATGCCTATGGTTTTGAGAGGCCATCTGCGATTCAGCAGCGGGCAATCATTCCATGCATCAAGG GTTTTGATGTTATTGCTCAGGCCCAGTCAGGCACAGGAAAGACAGCCACTTTTGCCATTTCCATCCTGCAGCAGCTGGCGATTGAGCAGAAAGAGACTCAAGCTCTGGTACTGGCTCCAACCAGGGAGCTGGCCCAGCAG atccaGAAAGTCATTTTGGCTCTGGGTGACTACATGGGGGCCACCTGTCATGCCTGCATTGGTGGTACAAATGTACGCAATGAGATGCAGAAACTCGAGGCGGAGGCTTATCACATAGTGGTAGGGACCCCCGGCCGTGTCTTCGACATGGTGAACCGCGGATACCTTT CTCCTAAGTGGATCAAGATGTTCGTTTTGGATGAAGCTGATGAAATGTTGAGTCGAGGATTCAAGGATCAGATATACGAAATCTTTCAAAAGTTGAGCACCAACATCCAA gtTGTGCTTCTCTCGGCCACCATGCCATCTGACGTGCTGGAGGTGACCAAGAAGTTCATGCGGGATCCAATCCGCATCCTGGTGAAGAAGGAGGAACTTACCCTTGAGGGTATTAAGCAGTTCTACAtcaatgtggagagagag GAGTGGAAGCTGGACACCCTCTGTGATCTGTATGAGACTCTGACAATCACCCAAGCCGTGATCTTCTTGAACACGAGGAGGAAGGTGGACTGGCTGACAGAGAAGATGCACGCCAGGGACTTCACCGTCTCTGCCTTG CACGGAGACATGGACCAGAAAGAGCGCGATGTGGTCATGCGGGAGTTCCGCTCCGGATCCAGCAGGGTCCTGATCACAACTGATTTGCTg GCTCGTGGAATTGACGTGCAGCAAGTCTCTCTAGTCATCAATTATGACCTTCCCACAAACCGAGAGAACTACATCCATAG AATTGGACGTGGTGGCCGTTTCGGCAGAAAAGGAGTTGCAATTAACTTTGTAACCGAGGAGGACAAGAGGATTCTTCGGGACATCGAGTCCTTCTACAATACTACTGTTGAGGAGATGCCTTTGAATGTGGCTGATCTGATTTAA
- the LOC105913199 gene encoding eukaryotic initiation factor 4A-II isoform X2, whose product MPMVLRGHLRFSSGQSFHASRQLAIEQKETQALVLAPTRELAQQIQKVILALGDYMGATCHACIGGTNVRNEMQKLEAEAYHIVVGTPGRVFDMVNRGYLSPKWIKMFVLDEADEMLSRGFKDQIYEIFQKLSTNIQVVLLSATMPSDVLEVTKKFMRDPIRILVKKEELTLEGIKQFYINVEREEWKLDTLCDLYETLTITQAVIFLNTRRKVDWLTEKMHARDFTVSALHGDMDQKERDVVMREFRSGSSRVLITTDLLARGIDVQQVSLVINYDLPTNRENYIHRIGRGGRFGRKGVAINFVTEEDKRILRDIESFYNTTVEEMPLNVADLI is encoded by the exons ATGCCTATGGTTTTGAGAGGCCATCTGCGATTCAGCAGCGGGCAATCATTCCATGCATCAAGG CAGCTGGCGATTGAGCAGAAAGAGACTCAAGCTCTGGTACTGGCTCCAACCAGGGAGCTGGCCCAGCAG atccaGAAAGTCATTTTGGCTCTGGGTGACTACATGGGGGCCACCTGTCATGCCTGCATTGGTGGTACAAATGTACGCAATGAGATGCAGAAACTCGAGGCGGAGGCTTATCACATAGTGGTAGGGACCCCCGGCCGTGTCTTCGACATGGTGAACCGCGGATACCTTT CTCCTAAGTGGATCAAGATGTTCGTTTTGGATGAAGCTGATGAAATGTTGAGTCGAGGATTCAAGGATCAGATATACGAAATCTTTCAAAAGTTGAGCACCAACATCCAA gtTGTGCTTCTCTCGGCCACCATGCCATCTGACGTGCTGGAGGTGACCAAGAAGTTCATGCGGGATCCAATCCGCATCCTGGTGAAGAAGGAGGAACTTACCCTTGAGGGTATTAAGCAGTTCTACAtcaatgtggagagagag GAGTGGAAGCTGGACACCCTCTGTGATCTGTATGAGACTCTGACAATCACCCAAGCCGTGATCTTCTTGAACACGAGGAGGAAGGTGGACTGGCTGACAGAGAAGATGCACGCCAGGGACTTCACCGTCTCTGCCTTG CACGGAGACATGGACCAGAAAGAGCGCGATGTGGTCATGCGGGAGTTCCGCTCCGGATCCAGCAGGGTCCTGATCACAACTGATTTGCTg GCTCGTGGAATTGACGTGCAGCAAGTCTCTCTAGTCATCAATTATGACCTTCCCACAAACCGAGAGAACTACATCCATAG AATTGGACGTGGTGGCCGTTTCGGCAGAAAAGGAGTTGCAATTAACTTTGTAACCGAGGAGGACAAGAGGATTCTTCGGGACATCGAGTCCTTCTACAATACTACTGTTGAGGAGATGCCTTTGAATGTGGCTGATCTGATTTAA